Proteins from a single region of Blastopirellula marina:
- a CDS encoding Ig-like domain-containing protein: MRFKRPRFKASLGEQLEDRSMLSGTPLDLDLSAVPAQTVFAGETLSFNLGELGASVSEGEDGPRMVMFQLDPDSDERPEGMSMTFSGDFQWTPTAEQEGLYSVKIIAVENGKPSNADVEELMIDVRVGRPVVDLNGEDQEGIDYDAVFQVGHGPISVVDSDLTVSDENDDMLQSAKVTLTNPMDGAAESLSIDVEGTNISVEYADGSILLSGEDTAENYANVLKTLTYNNTNEDADPASRLVEITVSDGEYDSAVATSTIAVNHAPDLLPIADQALEIGQAEEFVITATDKNESDEIFMLLDVETPEYVTLTQEAGSREATLSIAPGEGVEPGDYTIRILAVDQYGLADAQYFTLTVSEAANTAPTISPLEDQIIDQDTATDPLAFTVGDAETAAEDLTITMESDNEALVDAASLVMTSNGADHELVVTPLPGMTGSANITISVTDGEMTTTESFLLTVSEVVAENSAPTISPIDDMVIEQDSASDPLTFTVGDLETAVEDLAVSVESDNLALVDAAGILIAGDGADKSLVITPLAGATGSATITISVSDGELTTTESFVVTVNEVVAGNSVPTVTAVEDQTISQDSATEPLAFTVGDVETAAEDLVVSVESDNLALVDPAGIIVAGDGADKTLIVTPLAGAFGTATITISVSDGEETSTESFVLTVTELAGENTAPTITAVEDQVIDQDSATAPLAFSVSDAESAAEDLVVSVESDNPALVDPAGIIVAGDGADKTLIVTPLAGAFGSANITISVSDGELVTTESFLLTVNEVVVTPTAESDSFATDANTPLEVEAGGVLNNDSGDSLVVSDVNGDAANVGSAIELASGATIVINADGSLSFDPTGKYAGLAEGESATETVAYTTSDAVAGTASADVEITVSGVNDAPVAQDDAFATESDTALTLAVAGVLMNDSDVDNGDTMTVTAVDGEAASVGTPIALAGGGMLTLNADGSMTFDPNGEFEGLTEPATVQFGYTVSDALGLSADATVTITVSAPSGVENENAAPVNSVPGDQATDSATPIVFDEANGNAISVSDPDAADAMVQVTISVDSGVLTLANGFESDRHKLLGSIDQINSLLTGLVYTPDASFEGNATLTIVTDDLGNTGFGGAKADTDSILIAVSAAAVSGVEGEPEGEGIDLIAGDEDEVDDLFNPCHMA, translated from the coding sequence ATGCGATTCAAACGCCCCAGGTTTAAAGCTTCTCTCGGGGAACAGCTGGAAGATCGCAGCATGTTGAGTGGAACTCCGCTGGACTTGGATTTGTCAGCGGTTCCCGCGCAGACGGTTTTCGCCGGCGAGACACTGAGCTTTAACCTCGGTGAACTTGGCGCATCGGTCAGCGAAGGGGAAGATGGGCCAAGGATGGTCATGTTTCAGCTCGATCCAGATAGCGACGAGCGGCCCGAGGGAATGTCGATGACATTCTCCGGCGATTTCCAGTGGACCCCCACTGCCGAGCAGGAAGGTCTTTATAGCGTGAAGATCATTGCCGTCGAAAACGGCAAGCCTTCCAACGCCGATGTCGAAGAACTGATGATCGACGTGCGTGTTGGTCGCCCGGTTGTCGACCTCAATGGTGAAGACCAGGAAGGGATCGACTACGACGCGGTCTTCCAAGTGGGCCACGGCCCGATCAGTGTCGTTGATAGCGACCTGACCGTCTCGGACGAAAACGACGACATGCTGCAGTCGGCGAAAGTCACCCTAACCAACCCGATGGACGGCGCTGCCGAATCCCTCTCGATCGACGTGGAAGGGACCAATATCAGCGTGGAATATGCCGATGGCTCGATTTTGTTGAGTGGTGAAGACACCGCCGAGAACTACGCCAACGTGCTGAAAACGCTGACCTACAACAACACCAACGAAGATGCCGATCCGGCTTCACGTTTGGTTGAAATCACCGTCAGTGATGGCGAGTACGACAGTGCCGTGGCTACCAGCACCATCGCGGTGAATCATGCACCGGACCTCTTGCCAATTGCCGATCAAGCGTTGGAAATTGGTCAGGCTGAAGAGTTCGTGATCACGGCTACCGACAAGAACGAGAGCGACGAAATCTTCATGCTGCTCGATGTCGAAACGCCTGAGTACGTCACGCTGACGCAGGAAGCTGGTTCGCGTGAAGCGACCCTGTCGATCGCACCAGGTGAAGGTGTCGAACCTGGTGATTACACCATTCGCATTCTCGCTGTCGATCAGTACGGCCTGGCCGATGCCCAATACTTCACGCTGACTGTTTCGGAAGCCGCCAACACGGCACCGACTATCAGCCCGCTGGAAGATCAGATCATCGATCAAGACACCGCTACCGATCCGCTGGCTTTCACCGTGGGTGATGCCGAAACGGCTGCGGAAGATCTGACGATCACGATGGAGTCGGACAACGAAGCCTTGGTCGACGCTGCTTCGCTGGTGATGACCAGCAACGGTGCCGATCACGAACTGGTCGTCACTCCGCTGCCCGGTATGACCGGTTCGGCCAACATCACCATCAGCGTGACCGATGGCGAAATGACGACCACCGAATCGTTCCTGCTGACGGTCAGCGAAGTCGTGGCCGAGAACTCGGCTCCTACGATTTCGCCAATCGACGACATGGTGATCGAACAGGACTCGGCTTCCGATCCGTTGACTTTCACCGTGGGTGACCTCGAAACGGCTGTCGAAGACCTGGCCGTCAGTGTCGAATCGGACAACCTGGCGTTGGTCGATGCTGCTGGGATCCTGATCGCCGGTGACGGTGCCGATAAATCGCTGGTCATCACCCCGCTGGCCGGTGCAACCGGTTCGGCCACCATCACCATCAGCGTGAGCGATGGCGAACTGACGACGACCGAATCGTTTGTCGTGACCGTCAACGAAGTGGTTGCAGGCAACTCGGTGCCAACAGTTACGGCTGTCGAAGATCAAACGATTTCGCAAGACTCGGCTACCGAGCCGCTGGCGTTCACCGTGGGTGACGTTGAAACGGCTGCCGAAGACCTGGTCGTTAGCGTCGAATCGGACAACCTGGCCCTGGTTGATCCTGCGGGAATCATCGTCGCTGGGGACGGAGCCGATAAGACCCTGATCGTTACTCCGTTGGCAGGGGCATTCGGTACGGCCACCATTACCATCAGCGTGAGCGACGGTGAAGAAACCAGCACGGAATCGTTCGTGCTGACGGTGACCGAACTCGCGGGGGAGAATACTGCCCCGACGATAACTGCGGTGGAGGATCAGGTGATCGACCAGGACTCGGCGACTGCCCCCCTCGCGTTTTCCGTTTCCGATGCTGAGTCGGCTGCAGAAGACCTGGTGGTCAGCGTGGAATCCGATAACCCTGCGTTGGTCGATCCCGCTGGCATCATCGTGGCTGGGGACGGTGCCGACAAGACCTTGATCGTCACTCCGCTGGCCGGTGCATTCGGTTCGGCGAATATCACCATCAGCGTGTCTGATGGAGAACTGGTGACGACCGAGTCGTTCCTGCTGACGGTCAATGAAGTGGTCGTTACCCCGACTGCCGAGTCGGATAGCTTCGCCACCGATGCCAACACTCCGTTGGAAGTGGAAGCAGGGGGCGTGCTCAATAACGACAGTGGTGACTCGCTGGTTGTCTCCGACGTCAACGGCGATGCCGCGAACGTGGGTTCGGCCATCGAACTGGCTTCTGGTGCCACGATTGTCATCAACGCCGATGGCAGTTTAAGCTTCGATCCGACCGGCAAGTACGCTGGTCTGGCCGAAGGTGAATCGGCAACCGAAACCGTTGCGTACACCACCTCGGATGCCGTCGCTGGTACGGCTTCCGCCGACGTTGAGATCACCGTCTCTGGTGTGAACGACGCCCCGGTTGCCCAAGACGATGCCTTTGCGACCGAGTCGGACACCGCGCTGACTTTGGCCGTCGCTGGCGTTCTGATGAACGATAGCGATGTCGACAACGGCGACACGATGACCGTCACTGCAGTCGATGGTGAAGCCGCCAGCGTGGGTACGCCCATCGCCTTGGCAGGGGGAGGCATGCTGACCCTCAATGCCGACGGTAGCATGACTTTCGATCCAAACGGTGAGTTTGAAGGCCTGACCGAACCTGCAACGGTTCAGTTCGGTTACACCGTTTCCGATGCCCTCGGCCTGTCGGCTGACGCTACCGTGACGATCACTGTTTCCGCACCAAGTGGTGTCGAGAACGAGAACGCCGCACCGGTTAACTCGGTTCCCGGCGACCAGGCAACCGATTCGGCTACCCCGATTGTCTTCGACGAAGCCAATGGCAATGCCATTTCGGTTTCCGATCCGGACGCCGCCGATGCCATGGTTCAAGTGACCATCAGCGTCGACAGTGGTGTGCTGACCCTGGCCAACGGTTTCGAGAGCGACCGTCACAAGCTGCTAGGTTCGATCGATCAGATCAACTCGCTGCTGACCGGCCTGGTTTACACGCCAGATGCATCCTTTGAAGGGAACGCCACGCTGACGATCGTCACCGACGACCTGGGTAACACGGGCTTCGGTGGTGCCAAGGCCGATACCGATAGCATCCTGATCGCCGTCTCGGCAGCAGCCGTTTCGGGTGTGGAAGGAGAACCGGAAGGTGAAGGGATCGACCTGATCGCTGGCGACGAAGACGAGGTCGACGACCTCTTCAATCCTTGCCACATGGCGTAA
- a CDS encoding enoyl-ACP reductase, with amino-acid sequence MTDFLKLTGKNIVVTGVANRKSVAWHIAKTLEEAGATVIYVVRSEARKESTGKLLADRQVLVCDVEYQEQIDKLRDDLTAQGIAIHGLVHSMAFADYSEGMKPFHETTKAQFLQAVDISCFSLVKLANALKDIFDPDASVVTISISTTTMASENYGFMAPIKAALDSSLAFLTKSFSSFSRVRFNAVGPSLLKTSASAGIPGYVDAYLFAEQVIPRKSAVTTQEAADVAVFLLSPRSSGIQAQNIAVDAGMSINYFDKDIIAGVLKHDS; translated from the coding sequence GTGACCGACTTTCTTAAACTCACCGGCAAGAATATTGTTGTCACTGGGGTCGCCAACCGCAAAAGCGTGGCCTGGCATATCGCCAAGACCCTGGAAGAAGCTGGAGCGACGGTGATCTACGTCGTCCGCAGCGAGGCCCGCAAAGAGTCGACGGGCAAGCTGTTGGCTGATCGCCAGGTGCTCGTTTGCGATGTCGAATACCAAGAGCAAATCGACAAACTCCGCGACGATCTCACCGCCCAAGGCATCGCCATCCATGGACTGGTCCACTCGATGGCCTTTGCCGACTACTCCGAGGGGATGAAGCCGTTTCACGAAACGACCAAGGCTCAGTTCTTGCAAGCGGTTGACATATCGTGCTTCTCGCTGGTGAAGTTGGCCAACGCTCTGAAAGACATCTTCGACCCAGACGCATCGGTCGTCACCATTTCGATCTCTACAACCACGATGGCCAGCGAAAACTACGGCTTCATGGCCCCGATCAAAGCGGCTCTCGATTCGTCGCTGGCGTTCCTCACAAAAAGCTTCAGCAGTTTCTCTCGCGTGCGATTCAACGCCGTGGGGCCAAGCCTGCTTAAGACATCCGCATCCGCGGGCATCCCTGGCTATGTTGATGCGTACCTGTTCGCCGAGCAGGTCATTCCTCGCAAGAGTGCCGTCACCACCCAGGAAGCGGCCGACGTGGCAGTCTTCCTGCTAAGCCCTCGCTCGAGTGGCATCCAGGCCCAGAACATCGCTGTCGATGCCGGCATGAGCATCAACTACTTTGACAAAGACATCATCGCTGGCGTTCTGAAACACGATTCTTAA
- the fabZ gene encoding 3-hydroxyacyl-ACP dehydratase FabZ: MTKSAIEAAIPHRAPMLLVDEVVEQSDEHIICRKTFTPDEYFFQGHYPNYPLVPGVILCEATMQAGAILLSKFVQDGEGVPVATRLNDVKFKKMVRPGDTIEMNVKLNERMADAFFMTGKVTVDGKLSMRFDFACTVAKMEDA, encoded by the coding sequence ATGACGAAATCCGCCATCGAAGCGGCCATTCCCCATCGCGCCCCGATGTTGCTGGTTGACGAAGTTGTCGAGCAGTCGGACGAGCACATCATCTGCCGTAAGACGTTCACGCCTGACGAATACTTCTTCCAAGGGCACTACCCCAATTACCCGCTGGTGCCAGGCGTGATCCTGTGCGAGGCCACCATGCAGGCTGGGGCGATCTTGCTCTCGAAGTTCGTCCAAGACGGCGAAGGCGTGCCGGTTGCCACGCGGCTGAATGACGTGAAGTTCAAGAAAATGGTCCGCCCTGGCGACACAATCGAAATGAACGTGAAGCTGAACGAACGCATGGCGGATGCGTTCTTCATGACCGGCAAAGTAACCGTCGACGGCAAACTGTCGATGCGGTTCGACTTTGCCTGCACCGTAGCGAAGATGGAAGACGCGTAA
- a CDS encoding phytoene desaturase family protein, producing the protein MPKDFLKDTKDEYDVVVIGSGLAGLTAANTLARQGRSVLLCEQHYKLGGMATWFKRPGGHIFDISLHGFPIGMIKSCKRYWTREIADSIVQLKNIRFDNPMFSLSTTFNREDFTQLLIKDFNVPEATVKEFFDTARGMNFYDDQGMTTKQLFDKFFPGREDVVRLLMEPITYANGSTLEDPAISYGIVFSNFMSKGVFTFQGGTDRLIQLMHEDLKKSGVDVRINVDVEKINLENGRVSSIVANGKTIKCKSIVSNSNLKLTIFDLVGEQYFDKKFIEDAKEVRLNNSSTQVYIAMKPDEQIPEETGDLLFSSTAPAFRTDLLLSRDITSRTYSFYYPHTRPEGRPRSLVVSSTNARFEDWANLSEDEYKASKDDLAETTLDALEKYVPNVRERIDHVEVSTPKTFQRYTKHAFGSSFGTKFEGLAVSRAIPEQIPGLYHAGSVGIIMSGWLGAINYGVIVSNDVDSYIMKTSAGSQLADSTK; encoded by the coding sequence ATGCCGAAAGACTTTCTGAAAGACACCAAGGACGAATACGACGTTGTCGTGATTGGCAGCGGTTTGGCTGGGCTGACGGCCGCCAATACTTTGGCACGTCAGGGACGCAGCGTGTTGCTGTGCGAACAGCACTACAAGCTGGGCGGCATGGCCACTTGGTTCAAGCGTCCTGGTGGTCACATCTTCGACATCTCGCTGCACGGCTTCCCGATCGGGATGATCAAAAGCTGCAAGCGTTATTGGACCCGCGAGATCGCCGATTCGATCGTCCAGTTGAAGAACATCCGCTTCGATAACCCGATGTTCTCGCTGTCGACGACGTTCAATCGTGAAGACTTCACGCAGTTGCTGATCAAAGACTTCAACGTGCCGGAAGCGACCGTGAAGGAATTCTTCGACACTGCGCGTGGGATGAATTTCTACGACGACCAGGGCATGACAACCAAGCAGTTGTTCGACAAGTTCTTCCCCGGCCGGGAGGATGTCGTGCGACTGCTGATGGAACCGATCACCTACGCCAACGGTTCGACCCTCGAAGATCCGGCGATCAGCTACGGTATCGTCTTCTCGAACTTCATGAGCAAAGGGGTGTTCACCTTCCAAGGAGGCACCGACCGGCTCATCCAGTTGATGCACGAAGATCTGAAGAAGTCAGGCGTCGACGTACGCATCAACGTCGATGTCGAGAAGATCAACCTCGAAAACGGTCGCGTGAGCAGCATCGTTGCCAACGGCAAGACGATCAAGTGCAAGTCGATCGTCTCGAACTCGAACCTGAAGTTGACTATCTTCGACCTCGTCGGCGAGCAGTACTTCGACAAGAAGTTCATTGAAGATGCCAAAGAGGTGCGGCTGAACAATTCCAGCACGCAGGTTTACATCGCCATGAAGCCGGATGAGCAGATTCCGGAAGAAACGGGCGACCTTCTTTTCAGCAGCACGGCTCCGGCATTCCGTACCGATCTTTTGCTGAGTCGCGACATCACCAGCCGAACTTACTCGTTCTATTACCCGCACACGCGGCCGGAAGGGCGTCCGCGATCGCTGGTTGTTTCTAGCACGAATGCTCGGTTCGAAGACTGGGCGAATCTGTCGGAAGACGAGTATAAAGCCAGCAAGGACGACCTGGCCGAGACCACGCTCGACGCGCTCGAGAAGTACGTTCCCAACGTTCGCGAGCGAATCGACCACGTTGAAGTTTCCACGCCAAAGACGTTCCAGCGGTACACCAAGCATGCGTTTGGTTCCAGCTTCGGCACCAAGTTCGAAGGGTTGGCCGTCAGTCGCGCGATCCCCGAGCAGATCCCCGGTTTGTATCACGCCGGCAGCGTGGGCATCATCATGTCTGGCTGGCTGGGCGCGATCAACTACGGCGTGATTGTCTCGAACGACGTCGACTCGTACATCATGAAGACTTCCGCCGGATCGCAGTTGGCCGATAGCACCAAGTAA
- a CDS encoding phytoene desaturase family protein, producing the protein MYDTIIIGAGMSGLAAGIRLAYFGQNVCILERHNTIGGLNSFYRMAGRDFDVGLHAVTNFTKKGEKKGPLGRLLRQLRFKWDEFALCPQLGSKVMFPGVELKFDNDIELLRSEIAQRFPKQADNFDRLRGQIMDYDDITPDNYAGSARTRLAEIITDPLLVEMLLCPLMWYGNAREQDMDWGQFCIMFRSIYMEGFARPLKGVRLLLKNLVKKFRELGGELKLRTGVSSLKIEEGQCVGVKLDDGTELMGRKVVSSAGWWETMRMCEEGIKPPVSEPGRLSFVETISVIKKQPVEVGYDSTIVFFNDTNKFHWVKPEDQLCDVRTGVICSPNNFDYEDGANLDEGYLRVTALANYDRWVNLSEQQYRYEKNRWYDLISDSVVRFIPEFRRHVVAVDMFTPKTIHRYTWHKNGAVYGAPEKHLDGTTHLDNLYICGTDQGYVGIIGSIMSGVSVANRYCLQDAG; encoded by the coding sequence ATGTACGACACGATCATTATCGGCGCAGGCATGTCCGGGCTGGCGGCCGGGATTCGCTTGGCCTACTTCGGTCAGAATGTCTGCATTCTCGAGCGTCACAATACGATTGGCGGGCTGAACTCCTTCTATCGTATGGCCGGCCGCGACTTCGATGTCGGCCTGCATGCGGTCACTAACTTCACTAAAAAGGGTGAGAAGAAGGGGCCACTCGGACGGCTGCTGCGTCAGCTGCGATTCAAATGGGACGAGTTCGCGCTGTGCCCCCAGTTGGGCTCGAAGGTGATGTTTCCCGGTGTCGAGCTGAAGTTCGATAACGATATCGAACTGCTGCGAAGCGAAATCGCTCAGCGTTTTCCCAAGCAGGCCGACAACTTCGATCGCCTACGCGGGCAGATCATGGACTACGACGACATCACGCCGGACAACTATGCCGGCTCTGCCCGTACGCGTCTGGCCGAGATCATCACCGATCCACTGCTGGTCGAAATGCTGCTGTGTCCGCTGATGTGGTACGGCAATGCCCGCGAGCAGGACATGGACTGGGGGCAGTTCTGCATCATGTTCCGCAGTATCTACATGGAAGGCTTCGCGCGTCCGCTTAAAGGTGTGCGTCTGCTGCTGAAGAACCTGGTCAAAAAGTTCCGCGAACTAGGCGGCGAACTCAAGCTCCGCACCGGAGTTTCCTCGCTGAAGATCGAAGAAGGTCAGTGCGTCGGAGTGAAGCTCGACGACGGGACCGAACTGATGGGGCGTAAGGTCGTTTCGTCCGCCGGTTGGTGGGAAACGATGCGGATGTGCGAAGAAGGCATCAAGCCGCCTGTCAGCGAGCCAGGCCGCTTGAGTTTTGTCGAAACAATCTCCGTCATCAAGAAGCAACCGGTCGAGGTTGGTTACGATTCGACGATCGTCTTCTTTAACGACACGAACAAGTTCCATTGGGTTAAACCGGAAGACCAATTGTGCGATGTCCGCACTGGTGTGATTTGCTCGCCGAACAACTTCGATTACGAGGATGGAGCGAACCTCGATGAAGGTTACCTGCGCGTCACGGCCTTGGCCAACTACGACCGCTGGGTGAACCTTTCCGAGCAGCAGTACCGCTACGAGAAGAACCGCTGGTACGACCTGATCAGCGATAGTGTCGTGCGGTTCATTCCCGAGTTCCGCCGACACGTGGTGGCGGTCGATATGTTCACGCCGAAGACCATCCATCGATACACGTGGCACAAGAACGGTGCCGTTTACGGAGCCCCCGAGAAGCACCTCGACGGCACCACGCACCTCGATAACCTGTACATTTGCGGAACCGATCAAGGCTACGTCGGCATCATCGGTTCCATCATGAGTGGCGTATCGGTTGCCAACCGATATTGCCTGCAAGATGCCGGCTAA
- a CDS encoding acyl carrier protein, translating into MTPAEIREEILDILRDIAPDDDITDIDDDKPFRDQLELDSMDFLDIVMELRKRHRVQIPEEEYPELGSMSSTVAYLEPKMKDL; encoded by the coding sequence ATGACGCCAGCGGAAATCCGTGAAGAAATATTGGACATTTTGCGGGACATCGCTCCGGATGACGACATCACGGATATCGACGACGATAAGCCCTTTCGTGATCAGCTGGAACTCGACAGCATGGACTTCCTGGACATCGTCATGGAACTCCGCAAGCGTCACCGAGTCCAGATTCCGGAAGAAGAATACCCGGAACTCGGCTCGATGAGCAGCACGGTTGCTTACCTCGAACCGAAGATGAAAGATCTGTAA
- a CDS encoding beta-ketoacyl-[acyl-carrier-protein] synthase family protein, which yields MIATAEQLPDSQRIVITGIGLTAPNGNSYVDYRAALLEGKSGVQNYEIRYVGETLAGICDYEATRYQKKRDIRRGTRAGSIGIYCAGDAIADSGIDWENTDKSMVGVYIGVTEHGNVETENEVYNIKGYDYDTSFWSHHHNPRTVANNPAGEICLTLGIVGPHYTIGAACAAGNAGLIQGAQMLRLGECDLALAGGVSESIQTFGIFAGFKSQGALAHHEDPTKASRPFDTQRNGIVVSEGGCIYTLERLSDAKKRGAKIYGELVGYAMNTDATDFVLPNPERQVQCINLALKRAGMNATDVDIVSTHATGTTLGDQQECTAIREVFGKSETTFVNNTKSFIGHAMGAAGALELAGNLPAFEDGVCHATINVDELDPECAIDGLVLNQPRELGKAQVILNNSFGMLGINSVVIIKKL from the coding sequence ATGATTGCCACCGCCGAACAACTTCCCGATTCGCAGCGCATTGTCATCACGGGCATCGGTCTGACCGCGCCCAATGGCAATTCGTATGTCGATTACCGAGCTGCGCTGCTCGAGGGGAAGAGCGGCGTGCAGAATTACGAGATTCGCTACGTCGGCGAGACCCTGGCCGGTATCTGCGACTACGAAGCGACCCGTTATCAAAAGAAGCGGGACATCCGCCGCGGTACGCGTGCCGGCAGCATCGGCATCTACTGCGCCGGCGATGCGATCGCCGATAGCGGCATTGACTGGGAAAACACCGACAAAAGCATGGTCGGCGTCTACATCGGCGTGACCGAGCACGGCAACGTCGAGACGGAAAACGAAGTCTATAACATCAAAGGCTACGACTACGACACCTCGTTCTGGTCGCACCACCACAACCCCCGCACGGTGGCCAATAATCCCGCCGGCGAAATCTGCCTGACGCTGGGTATCGTGGGCCCGCACTACACCATTGGTGCTGCTTGTGCCGCCGGCAATGCGGGGCTGATTCAGGGTGCACAGATGCTTCGTCTGGGCGAATGCGATCTGGCTTTGGCGGGCGGCGTGTCGGAAAGTATTCAAACATTCGGGATCTTCGCCGGTTTCAAGAGCCAAGGAGCCTTGGCCCATCACGAAGACCCAACCAAGGCCTCGCGCCCTTTTGACACCCAGCGAAACGGGATTGTCGTTTCCGAAGGTGGCTGCATTTATACGCTTGAGCGGTTATCGGATGCGAAAAAACGCGGTGCGAAGATCTACGGCGAACTGGTCGGCTACGCGATGAACACCGACGCGACTGACTTCGTGCTGCCCAACCCCGAACGACAAGTGCAGTGCATCAACCTGGCCTTGAAGCGAGCTGGGATGAATGCAACCGATGTCGATATCGTCAGCACGCACGCCACCGGCACGACGCTGGGCGATCAGCAGGAATGCACTGCAATACGCGAAGTCTTCGGAAAAAGCGAAACGACTTTCGTCAACAACACAAAAAGTTTCATCGGTCACGCGATGGGAGCGGCTGGAGCATTGGAACTAGCCGGCAACTTGCCTGCGTTTGAAGATGGCGTTTGTCACGCTACGATCAACGTCGACGAGTTGGACCCAGAATGTGCCATCGACGGTTTGGTTTTAAATCAGCCGCGAGAACTCGGAAAGGCTCAGGTCATTCTGAACAATTCGTTCGGAATGCTGGGCATTAACTCAGTAGTAATCATCAAGAAGCTGTAA
- a CDS encoding NAD-dependent epimerase/dehydratase family protein, producing the protein MLVTGGGGFLGRYIVEQLLMHGEHVRVLSRQKYPQLEALRVECIQGDLRDKAAVEGAVRGCDVVYHVAALAGIWGRWENYYGINVQGTQNIIDACLAWNVERLVYSSSPSVTFNGTDQKGVDESAPYPEKWLAHYPHSKAIAEQAVLSANRPGALVTCAIRPHLIWGPRDGHLIPRLIERAKSGKLRIVGDGKNLVDMVYVENAASAHIQAAGALANTPEKVGGKAYFVTQGAPVRLWDWINEILAMEGIPPIRKRVSANVAYYAGAALETTYKMIGRMQEEPRMTRFLARQLATHHYFDISAARHDLGYLPKVSTEEGMQRLCDDLACRR; encoded by the coding sequence GTGCTGGTCACCGGCGGAGGTGGATTCCTCGGCCGATATATCGTCGAGCAGCTTCTCATGCACGGAGAACACGTGCGGGTGCTCTCGCGGCAGAAATACCCCCAGCTCGAAGCACTCCGCGTCGAGTGCATCCAGGGGGATCTCCGCGACAAGGCTGCCGTCGAAGGGGCTGTCCGCGGCTGCGACGTTGTCTACCATGTCGCAGCGCTGGCCGGTATCTGGGGCCGATGGGAAAACTACTACGGCATCAATGTTCAAGGAACACAGAACATTATCGATGCGTGTCTGGCTTGGAATGTCGAGCGACTGGTCTACAGCAGCAGCCCCAGCGTGACCTTCAACGGAACGGATCAAAAGGGAGTCGATGAATCGGCCCCTTATCCGGAAAAATGGCTGGCCCACTATCCCCATTCCAAAGCAATCGCCGAACAAGCCGTCCTGTCGGCCAACCGGCCAGGGGCCCTGGTCACGTGTGCCATCCGTCCGCATCTGATCTGGGGGCCGCGCGATGGGCACTTGATTCCGCGGCTCATTGAGCGAGCGAAATCAGGTAAGTTGCGTATTGTGGGAGATGGCAAAAACCTGGTCGACATGGTTTATGTCGAGAACGCCGCCTCGGCCCATATTCAAGCGGCTGGGGCCTTGGCCAACACGCCAGAGAAGGTCGGCGGCAAGGCTTATTTCGTCACGCAGGGGGCTCCTGTTCGGCTGTGGGATTGGATTAACGAGATCCTCGCCATGGAAGGGATTCCCCCGATTCGGAAACGTGTTTCGGCAAACGTTGCCTATTATGCCGGTGCCGCACTGGAAACGACCTATAAAATGATCGGTCGGATGCAGGAAGAACCACGCATGACTCGCTTCCTCGCGCGGCAACTTGCGACCCATCATTATTTCGATATCTCCGCTGCTCGCCACGACTTGGGCTACTTGCCGAAGGTCTCTACCGAAGAGGGGATGCAGCGCCTGTGCGACGATTTGGCTTGCCGCAGGTGA